In Geotalea uraniireducens, one genomic interval encodes:
- the pyrH gene encoding UMP kinase, whose protein sequence is MGIPYYKRVLLKLSGEALAGDQGYGIDPQTIKAIAAEIKEVTETGAELALVIGGGNIFRGLAASSKGMDRASADYMGMLATMINSLAMQDALEKIGVDTRVQSAIAMQEVAEPYIRRRAIRHLEKSRIVIFGAGTGNPYFTTDTAASLRAMEIGADVILKGTKVDGVYSADPMKDPNASKYPRLTYLEVLKKGLQVMDATATSLCMDNNLPIIVFDVTTYGNIKKVVCGEEIGTIVKGE, encoded by the coding sequence ATGGGAATCCCGTACTACAAACGTGTGTTGCTGAAATTGTCGGGAGAGGCGCTTGCGGGTGATCAGGGGTATGGGATCGATCCGCAGACGATCAAGGCAATTGCCGCGGAAATCAAGGAGGTAACCGAGACCGGCGCAGAGCTGGCTCTGGTTATCGGCGGCGGCAATATCTTCCGGGGGCTTGCGGCGTCTTCAAAGGGGATGGACCGTGCCAGCGCCGATTACATGGGGATGCTGGCCACCATGATCAACTCCCTCGCCATGCAGGATGCTCTTGAGAAAATCGGCGTTGATACCCGTGTCCAGTCGGCAATTGCCATGCAGGAAGTGGCTGAGCCGTACATCCGCCGGCGGGCGATCCGCCATCTCGAGAAAAGTCGTATTGTGATTTTCGGTGCTGGTACCGGCAATCCGTATTTTACGACTGATACGGCGGCAAGTCTCCGGGCGATGGAAATTGGGGCCGATGTCATACTCAAGGGGACGAAAGTTGATGGGGTCTATTCGGCCGACCCGATGAAAGACCCCAATGCCTCGAAGTATCCGCGCCTGACTTACCTTGAGGTGCTGAAAAAAGGGCTCCAGGTCATGGATGCCACCGCAACCTCCCTTTGTATGGACAATAACCTGCCGATCATCGTTTTTGACGTTACCACCTACGGAAATATCAAGAAGGTCGTGTGTGGCGAGGAGATCGGGACCATCGTGAAAGGAGAGTGA
- the tsf gene encoding translation elongation factor Ts, translated as MSITAAQVNELRKVTGAGLMDCKKALTETGGDQEKAIDYLRKKGLAAASKKAGRIASEGMVGSYIHAGGKIGVLIEVNCETDFVARNENFQAFVKDIAMHIAAASPLYVRREEVPADVIEREKDIYRAKAKESGKPDNIIEKIIEGQVNKFFADICLLEQQYVKDSDKSVQQYLNETIAAIGENISVRRFVRYALGEGLAKKETDFAAEVAAAAGL; from the coding sequence GTGAGCATTACAGCTGCACAGGTAAACGAGTTGCGTAAAGTCACCGGCGCCGGCCTGATGGATTGCAAGAAAGCCTTGACCGAAACCGGTGGCGACCAGGAAAAAGCCATTGACTATCTGCGGAAGAAGGGGCTTGCCGCTGCTTCCAAAAAAGCCGGGAGAATCGCCTCGGAAGGGATGGTCGGTTCTTATATCCATGCCGGCGGCAAGATTGGCGTGCTGATCGAAGTCAATTGCGAAACCGATTTCGTGGCCAGGAACGAAAATTTCCAGGCATTTGTGAAAGATATTGCGATGCATATCGCTGCAGCATCTCCGCTTTATGTCAGACGTGAGGAAGTTCCGGCCGACGTCATTGAGCGGGAGAAAGATATCTATCGGGCCAAGGCGAAAGAGTCCGGCAAGCCCGACAATATCATCGAGAAGATCATCGAAGGCCAGGTTAATAAGTTCTTTGCTGATATCTGCCTGCTGGAGCAGCAGTACGTCAAGGACTCCGACAAGTCTGTCCAGCAGTACCTGAACGAGACGATTGCTGCGATCGGCGAGAATATCTCCGTTCGCCGGTTTGTCCGGTATGCGCTGGGCGAGGGCTTGGCGAAAAAGGAAACGGACTTTGCTGCCGAGGTTGCTGCAGCAGCAGGGCTCTAG
- the rpsB gene encoding 30S ribosomal protein S2, whose product MSNITMKELLEAGVHFGHQTKRWNPKMKPFIFGARNGIYIIDLQKTVRLFKNAYNFVRENAQAGETMLFVGTKKQAQDAIGEEAQRCGMYYVNQRWLGGMLTNFATVKQSIDRLKRLDAMIADGSIDAYTKKEALQLEKERQKLEKTLGGIKGMSKLPGALFVIDPKNETIAVNEAKKLGIPVVAVVDTNCDPDPIDYVIPGNDDAIRAIRLLTSKMAEAVNEGLQVRETELQTESEGEEAVVAAEAPVAETEEVEA is encoded by the coding sequence ATGTCGAACATTACCATGAAAGAACTGTTGGAAGCAGGGGTACACTTCGGTCACCAGACCAAGCGGTGGAACCCGAAAATGAAGCCGTTTATCTTTGGCGCCCGGAACGGCATTTATATTATCGACCTGCAGAAAACGGTGCGGTTGTTCAAGAATGCGTACAACTTCGTCCGCGAAAATGCCCAGGCCGGGGAAACGATGCTTTTTGTCGGGACCAAGAAGCAGGCCCAGGATGCCATCGGTGAAGAGGCGCAGCGTTGTGGTATGTATTACGTCAATCAGCGCTGGCTCGGCGGCATGCTGACGAACTTTGCCACGGTCAAGCAGAGCATCGACCGGCTGAAGCGCCTTGACGCTATGATCGCCGATGGCTCCATCGATGCCTACACCAAGAAGGAAGCGCTCCAGCTTGAAAAAGAGCGGCAGAAACTGGAGAAAACCCTCGGCGGCATCAAAGGGATGAGCAAATTGCCCGGCGCCCTGTTCGTAATTGATCCGAAAAATGAAACGATTGCGGTGAACGAGGCGAAGAAGCTTGGCATTCCGGTTGTTGCCGTCGTTGACACGAACTGCGATCCCGACCCGATTGACTACGTAATCCCGGGGAACGATGATGCCATTCGGGCAATTCGGCTGTTGACCTCCAAGATGGCTGAGGCTGTTAACGAGGGGCTACAGGTCCGTGAAACCGAGTTACAGACCGAAAGCGAGGGCGAAGAGGCGGTAGTAGCCGCCGAAGCCCCGGTCGCCGAAACCGAAGAAGTAGAGGCATAG
- the lptF gene encoding LPS export ABC transporter permease LptF, with the protein MSRIIFRYIFKETAVPFFLGMAIFTFVLLMGRLLKLAELVFAKGVPILDVGKLIFFMLPSFLVITIPMAFLLAVLLAFGRLSADSEIIALKAGGVGTAAMMPPVLTFAALAYLATTFISVYALPWGNTSFKEFLYEVIETRAAMSINEKVFNDDFPGLVIYVDNYNQRTHEITGILIHDERNPEEPSTIFASSGKLITIPEERTVRLHLENGSIHRSQGGNIYRLIEFSSYDLLVTLQQQKKDYRNELDLTLSELLAHLHKPGEDPKFRRDVLIELNKRFALPFACFVFAVIGVPLGIQNQRSGKAGGFSAALLLLMLYYILMSAGRTIGEKGIVHPAVGAWLPNGLFIAFGLYLLHKAATEQPIPLVQTVSDLLHWAKTHLGRQRRDS; encoded by the coding sequence ATGTCCAGAATCATCTTCAGGTACATCTTCAAAGAAACAGCCGTCCCCTTTTTTCTCGGGATGGCGATATTCACCTTTGTCCTCCTGATGGGCCGCTTACTTAAATTGGCAGAGCTCGTTTTTGCCAAAGGGGTGCCCATTTTAGACGTCGGCAAGCTGATTTTCTTCATGCTCCCCTCGTTTCTAGTTATCACAATCCCCATGGCTTTTCTCCTCGCGGTCCTCCTCGCCTTCGGCAGGCTGTCGGCAGACAGCGAGATCATCGCCTTGAAGGCAGGCGGAGTCGGTACCGCGGCGATGATGCCACCGGTGTTGACCTTTGCCGCCTTAGCCTATCTGGCAACCACCTTTATTTCCGTTTACGCCCTCCCCTGGGGGAATACCTCGTTCAAAGAGTTCCTCTACGAAGTAATTGAGACCAGGGCCGCCATGAGCATCAACGAGAAGGTCTTCAACGACGATTTCCCGGGGCTGGTAATTTATGTCGATAACTATAACCAGCGGACCCACGAGATCACCGGAATATTGATCCACGACGAACGAAATCCCGAAGAGCCATCAACCATTTTCGCCTCCTCAGGCAAACTGATCACGATCCCCGAGGAACGGACCGTTCGCCTCCATCTGGAGAACGGCAGCATCCATCGGAGTCAGGGCGGCAACATCTACCGGCTCATCGAATTTTCCAGTTACGATCTTCTCGTGACCCTGCAGCAACAGAAAAAAGACTATCGCAACGAGCTTGACCTAACGCTCTCAGAGCTCCTGGCGCACCTCCACAAGCCCGGCGAAGATCCAAAATTCCGCCGCGACGTACTGATCGAGCTCAATAAACGTTTTGCCCTCCCCTTTGCCTGCTTTGTTTTCGCGGTGATCGGCGTACCGCTTGGAATCCAGAATCAGCGATCGGGTAAGGCAGGCGGCTTCTCCGCCGCACTGCTGCTGCTCATGCTTTACTACATCCTGATGTCGGCCGGGAGGACCATCGGCGAAAAAGGGATCGTTCATCCGGCTGTCGGCGCATGGCTCCCCAACGGCTTGTTCATCGCGTTCGGCCTATATCTGCTCCACAAGGCCGCCACCGAACAGCCGATCCCTCTCGTCCAGACGGTCAGCGACCTGCTCCACTGGGCCAAAACGCATCTGGGCAGACAGAGGAGAGATTCTTGA
- the lptG gene encoding LPS export ABC transporter permease LptG, with the protein MNILTRYITAAYLKIFTLCLASFVVIYLVIDFLEKIGRFLRYQPQWLHIVEFFLYKIPEIVTQVVPLAVLMATLLTLGMLSRNSEIIAMRGCGIGLGRISMPIIVIACVISLLTIVSNELILPETYQQMRYIEEVLIRKKSANTFFRQNNIWHRDNNVILMARAFDPTHQLLKGITLWYFSSGMKPIERIDSNQGDWDGKQWILRNVTIRKLGPTAIATASKTSRMPVTLNLQLDDLKVVDKYADNMGFFKLRDYIDKLRKGGYETTRYEAQMHAKISLPFASLIMAFLGIPFALRSGRSSGIALGIGASIGIGFAYFITNSIIVSFGQTGVLPPVVSAWAANLIFALSGIWLAMTLDR; encoded by the coding sequence TTGAACATTTTGACCCGCTACATCACCGCTGCCTATCTCAAGATATTCACGCTCTGTCTTGCGTCGTTCGTCGTGATCTATCTGGTGATCGACTTTCTGGAAAAGATCGGCAGATTCCTCCGTTATCAACCCCAGTGGCTCCATATCGTCGAGTTTTTTCTCTACAAAATTCCGGAAATCGTCACCCAGGTCGTGCCGCTTGCCGTACTCATGGCGACATTACTCACGCTTGGCATGTTATCGCGCAACAGCGAGATCATTGCCATGCGCGGCTGCGGCATCGGACTCGGCAGAATCAGCATGCCAATCATTGTCATCGCCTGTGTGATCAGCCTGCTGACAATCGTATCGAATGAACTGATACTCCCTGAAACATACCAACAGATGCGCTATATCGAAGAAGTCCTGATCAGGAAGAAAAGCGCCAATACGTTCTTCCGGCAGAACAATATCTGGCATCGCGACAACAACGTGATTCTGATGGCTCGAGCCTTCGACCCGACCCACCAACTCCTCAAAGGGATAACCCTCTGGTATTTTTCCAGTGGGATGAAGCCAATCGAACGCATCGACAGCAACCAAGGCGACTGGGACGGCAAGCAGTGGATTCTCCGCAACGTCACCATCAGAAAGCTTGGCCCCACCGCCATTGCAACGGCCAGCAAAACTTCACGGATGCCGGTTACACTGAACCTCCAGCTCGACGATTTGAAGGTGGTAGACAAGTATGCGGACAACATGGGTTTCTTCAAACTGCGAGACTACATTGACAAACTGAGAAAGGGCGGTTACGAAACCACCCGCTATGAAGCGCAGATGCATGCCAAGATTTCATTACCGTTCGCCTCATTGATCATGGCTTTTCTCGGCATCCCCTTTGCCCTGCGCAGCGGCAGATCCAGCGGCATCGCCCTGGGGATCGGAGCCAGCATCGGGATCGGATTTGCATATTTTATTACCAACTCAATTATTGTATCCTTTGGGCAGACGGGAGTTCTTCCCCCTGTCGTTTCTGCATGGGCCGCCAATCTGATCTTTGCGCTGTCCGGCATCTGGCTGGCGATGACACTCGATCGTTGA
- a CDS encoding IPT/TIG domain-containing protein, with protein sequence MKTIILMSLLALAIALPVGAAPTNGAGKQMKPLKKTIEKPPATEPLNILSIIPAQGEPNITVTLSGTGFTGKTAAFLGTNEIPTTVQGNEVLTFVIPKLAPGLYALFLKREDGTVSRTYNFSIFAPKPFIDGVSPDTVDICSATGERAITISGRNFQPGCQVLFNGAVVKSSYNSEESISFSVPPAPGGLHKVQVKNPDESITTPVTLAITATPEISSVSIGESSVNYYKLIIDGKNFQPGSTIAVDERYFQAGLNAGAAKRLTAGNPSTGEREMLMYVSCSELVYQRYPADPTDKDLRLQVINPNGEASSVVQVTAP encoded by the coding sequence ATGAAAACCATCATCCTTATGTCGTTGTTGGCCTTGGCGATCGCCCTGCCGGTAGGTGCGGCCCCAACGAACGGCGCCGGCAAGCAAATGAAACCCCTCAAAAAAACCATTGAAAAGCCGCCGGCAACGGAGCCGCTCAACATCCTGAGCATCATTCCGGCCCAAGGCGAACCGAATATCACCGTAACCCTGTCGGGCACCGGCTTCACAGGGAAAACGGCCGCGTTCCTCGGCACCAACGAAATTCCGACCACGGTCCAGGGAAACGAAGTGCTCACATTTGTCATCCCGAAACTCGCCCCAGGACTCTATGCCCTGTTTCTCAAACGGGAAGACGGCACCGTCAGCAGAACCTACAACTTTTCGATCTTCGCCCCCAAGCCGTTTATCGATGGCGTTTCCCCCGATACTGTCGACATCTGCTCCGCGACCGGCGAGCGGGCAATCACCATCAGTGGCCGAAACTTCCAGCCAGGTTGCCAGGTCCTCTTCAATGGAGCCGTCGTAAAGAGCAGCTACAACTCTGAGGAATCGATTTCGTTTTCCGTTCCGCCGGCCCCGGGCGGATTGCACAAGGTCCAGGTCAAAAACCCTGACGAATCAATTACCACTCCGGTAACGCTAGCCATCACCGCCACTCCGGAAATATCCAGTGTCAGCATCGGTGAAAGTTCGGTCAACTATTACAAACTGATTATCGACGGCAAGAATTTTCAGCCAGGATCGACCATCGCGGTCGATGAGAGGTACTTTCAGGCCGGGCTCAACGCAGGGGCCGCCAAACGTCTGACAGCCGGAAACCCGAGTACGGGAGAACGGGAGATGCTCATGTATGTCAGTTGTTCGGAACTGGTTTACCAACGTTACCCGGCCGACCCCACCGACAAGGATCTCCGCCTCCAGGTAATAAACCCCAATGGGGAAGCCAGTTCCGTCGTCCAGGTTACTGCGCCATAA